Part of the Paenibacillus guangzhouensis genome is shown below.
TCCGTTCAGAATCACTAAAATCGTACTGCCTTCATGCCCCACCACCCCGAGTGGAAGTGGAATACCGGAGATGAAATTCGTTGCGATGAGAGCAACGATGACCGTAATCGAGAATGCGAGATTCTGCTTCACAATTCGGCGGGAACGTCTGCCGAGAATAATCGCATCCCGCAGCTTGCTCAGATCATCATTCATCAAGACAAGATCCGCCGTCTCGAGCGCCACGTCGCTTCCTCCCGCACCCATCGCGATGCCGACTGAAGCGGTTGCTAAGGCTGGCGCATCATTCACCCCATCGCCCACCATGGCAACATATTGGTGCGATTTCTTCAACGATTTGATAATCGTCAATTTATCCTCAGGCAGCAAATCGGCAAACACCTGCTGGATTCCAGCCTGTCTGCCAATCGCTTCTGCGGTCATCTGCTGATCGCCTGTTAACATGACCGTATGGACACCAATGGCCTGCAGCTCGCGAATCACGCGGGATGTCTCAGGGCGAATCTGATCTTGCAATGCAATAATCCCGGCAATGCCAGATGGGTTCTGCAGCACCACAAGCGTCTTCCCTTCGTTCTCCATCCGTTCGATTTCCGCCGCGACCTCCGCTTGTAAGTAGCCTGATTCCATAAAAGCTGGCTTACCAACCTTCCATGCAACGCCGTTCCGATTCGCTTGGAGCCCGAAGCCTGTGATCGATTGAAATTCCGTGATCACATGACCTTGCAGCGCTTCGCTCCCCGCATGATCCACAATAGCTTTTGCAATCGGATGATTCGAATAACTCTCGAGAGACGCTGCGATCTCCAATACTTCCCCAGATGTCAGCCCTTGGTAGGAGACGACTTCGGCAACGACAGGATGCCCCTTCGTCAATGTCCCTGTTTTATCGAAAGCAATCGCTTTGACGCGGGACAAGTTCTCGATGTGCGCACCGCCTTTGAACAGAAGACCTTTACGCGCACTATTCGAAATGGCGGAGAGCATCGCTGGCATGATCGAAGCTGCAAGCGCACATGGAGAAGCTACCACGATAAATACCATCGCTCGATAGAGTGCCGCACTCCAAGTATCCTGGAATACCAGCGGGGGGACGACAATCAACAATACGGTTGCAAGAATGATGATCCGTGCATACATACGTTCGAATTTCTCAACGAAAATTTGCGACTTCGGCATTTCTTGCTGCGCTTCTTGCACCATACGAATGATTTTGGAGAATAGACTGGATTCACTGTTCTTCGTAACTTGAACGAAGATGACCCCTTCCCCATTCAACGTCCCAGCGAATACTTCATCCCCAGCCATTTTATCGACTGGAATACTCTCACCTGTAATCGAAGCCTGGTTAATCGAAGAACTGCCTTCGGTCACAACACCATCGGCTGGAACACGCTCACCAGGTTTGACGAGCAGCAGGTCGTCAATCTGCAGCGCTTCAATAGGCACGAGCAGTTCCTGACCATCGCGTATAACACGAGCATTCTCAGGCTTAAGATCCATCAGTGCCGAAATATCTCTTGAGCTCTTATTCATCGTATACGTCTCCAGAGCACCGCTTAACGCAAAGATGAAAATAAGCATTGCTCCTTCCGCCCAATAGCCAATCGAAGCTGCGCCGAGTGCAGCCACGATCATAAGCAGATTTACATCGAGATCCTTCTCTTTGATGAGCGTCTCAAGTCCTTCCTTCGCTTTCACAAAACCCCCTACAATAAAAGCTGCTGAATATAAAATAATAGAGACTACAGGCCATAGATCTGTCACGAACCAGGCACCTAGCGCCATGGCACCACTTAATAGTGCAGCTGCCCCTTCTGCATATTTCTCTTTCCAATCTTCCCATTGCGATGTCGATGTCATTGCTTTATTGTCTGCGATTTGATCTGAGAGACGAGACATTTCTACAGATTGATTCATGGTTATGATCTCCTTTGTCATTGAGAATGAGATTCGTTGTTAATACCCTAAATAAGACGCATGCTGCTTCCCTGGGTAGGAAAGCAGCATGATTGAGAATGATATTCATTTTTACACCACGCAACAATGTTTACTGCGTGAAACATATTTATAATTATTATAATCTAGGTATTGGATGTTGTAAACAACAAAAATCCCCAACAAATCGACATGACGATAAATCGTTCATGCCCTTGATTGGGGATTCCATTTCTTATATATTCACTGCTTGGATGCGGTGACTAGGATACGACACCACGGCTCTTCTTGAAGCTCTGTCTCATCCGTTGATCATTCTTCATCGAAATGAACATGCACACAGCGCCTAGAAGCAGCAAACATGATGATGTTATCGGAAGCAAATATTCCACGTCAACCACACCTCGCCAACCCTTTAGAATGATAATCATTATCAACATTATAACGGATCTGGGATCGATTGCAACCCTTTTTCACAAAAAAATGAAAGTCATTCTCAATGAGAATGACTAGCTGCATGATGCTAGGTGCTATAGCTTTCGTTCGAAATGCTTGAATCGTGTCCCTTGATATGTCACTTCTCCATCGTCACCTTCAACAATCACCCCATACTGCTCATTGCGGATTTTCAGCTCAAGCCTTGTACGATCCTCGAATTCAAAGGTAATGAAATAATCGGTATTGGCGCTAAAATCTCCCGATCCGCCCCACACCTTCGAGCGCTTTGCGACGACTTTGCATGGCCTCGTCACCGGATCTGTGGCATTGTTCGAGGACCATTTCCCTGCCGCTCCGACAGCCTTCACAATAAATGCAATAATGACCACGACGAATCCTATAATAACAATCGTCTTCACCACTTGAAACATAGGCGGTTCAACGCCAAATCCTGGTCCGCTAAAAGGATCCATGCCAATCCCTCCTCTTCCCGCTAGCTTAGCCCCGCTAATTCTACAATCCGATTCACGACAATATCCGTTGGTACGTTATCAGTATCCATATGTCGTTCGAAGATGGAAGACGAGAGGCCTTCCATACAACGGTCAATCTGCAGTGCTGGCCACGATTCTCGCCCATCACCTCGCTGCTCTAATCGCTGTAGTAATACATCTCTCGACGCACGGAGTGTAAAATGCTGAATGTCCACACCCTCAGATCGTAATCGCCCAATGATCTCTTCATAATAGACTGGATTCACAACAGTCATCGGGACGATGATCAATCCAGAATAAGACCGGGCAATCTTCAATAACATCATGTAGTTGATCTCACGCCATTCAGCATGGTGCTGGAAATCATCCAGCTGCAGTGCTGCCGGCAAGCTCGCTCGAATGTAATCCCCTGCATTCTCCGGATCATACACATAGGAATGGGGAATGAGCTGATGAAGCGCATTCGCCGTCTCCGTCTTCCCTGCGCCAAATGCGCCATTAATCCAAATAATCATCTCATTTCCTCCTTAAACCACCCAACAATCCCTAATTATACCATTTGCAACCGCTTATGAACATGAAAAAGAATAAGATCACGTAAAGAAGGACGCATCTCACGACGCGTCCTCCCTACTTGCATTCGATTTATCATATCGTAACAATTACGATTAATGGTAATAAAAAAACGGCTATCCTTGTTCTTGCAGCAACGCGTCTACCGGCCAAGGCAACGGGTTGTTGAATAACGACCAATCTTGCATCAGCTCTGCTGCGTCCAGAAGACATTCGTCGAGCTGTGCTTCAATCGCAGCTTGGTCCATGGCAATGCCAATGAATACAACCTCATTCATCCGGTCCCCCCAAGTCGAATCCCATTTCTTCAATACATCAGGCTCCGTACTGAGAATATACTCTTGATCCAGCTTCGGTAACGACGCAACCCAATAGCCTGCAGGTCCGAATTGGATCGATGAACTGGCTTGGCTTAGGTTCGCAGCGACGTCGCCCTTGGCCGCAAGCCATACGATGCCTTTCGCTCGAACTACCTCTTCTGGCCATTCGGACATGAAATTGGCGAGACGTTCGGGATGAAACGGTCTTCTTCGGCGATACACGAAGCTGCTGATGCCATACTCATCCGTCTCAGGTGTATGGTGCTCCTTCTGTAGTTCATGGATCCAGCCTGCGGACATACTGGCTTGCTCGAAATTGAAACGTCCCGTGTTCAGAATCTCACTCGGATCTACCTGACCGTTCGTCGTATGAATGATTTTGGCATGGGGCTGCAGCTT
Proteins encoded:
- a CDS encoding heavy metal translocating P-type ATPase; the protein is MNQSVEMSRLSDQIADNKAMTSTSQWEDWKEKYAEGAAALLSGAMALGAWFVTDLWPVVSIILYSAAFIVGGFVKAKEGLETLIKEKDLDVNLLMIVAALGAASIGYWAEGAMLIFIFALSGALETYTMNKSSRDISALMDLKPENARVIRDGQELLVPIEALQIDDLLLVKPGERVPADGVVTEGSSSINQASITGESIPVDKMAGDEVFAGTLNGEGVIFVQVTKNSESSLFSKIIRMVQEAQQEMPKSQIFVEKFERMYARIIILATVLLIVVPPLVFQDTWSAALYRAMVFIVVASPCALAASIMPAMLSAISNSARKGLLFKGGAHIENLSRVKAIAFDKTGTLTKGHPVVAEVVSYQGLTSGEVLEIAASLESYSNHPIAKAIVDHAGSEALQGHVITEFQSITGFGLQANRNGVAWKVGKPAFMESGYLQAEVAAEIERMENEGKTLVVLQNPSGIAGIIALQDQIRPETSRVIRELQAIGVHTVMLTGDQQMTAEAIGRQAGIQQVFADLLPEDKLTIIKSLKKSHQYVAMVGDGVNDAPALATASVGIAMGAGGSDVALETADLVLMNDDLSKLRDAIILGRRSRRIVKQNLAFSITVIVALIATNFISGIPLPLGVVGHEGSTILVILNGLRLLR
- a CDS encoding DUF2500 domain-containing protein, giving the protein MDPFSGPGFGVEPPMFQVVKTIVIIGFVVVIIAFIVKAVGAAGKWSSNNATDPVTRPCKVVAKRSKVWGGSGDFSANTDYFITFEFEDRTRLELKIRNEQYGVIVEGDDGEVTYQGTRFKHFERKL
- a CDS encoding adenylyl-sulfate kinase — protein: MIIWINGAFGAGKTETANALHQLIPHSYVYDPENAGDYIRASLPAALQLDDFQHHAEWREINYMMLLKIARSYSGLIIVPMTVVNPVYYEEIIGRLRSEGVDIQHFTLRASRDVLLQRLEQRGDGRESWPALQIDRCMEGLSSSIFERHMDTDNVPTDIVVNRIVELAGLS